In the Natronolimnobius baerhuensis genome, one interval contains:
- a CDS encoding COX15/CtaA family protein yields MSSDSSPSRPTLRSVTDRFGYPHFLAATLVLVAATILLGVAAKATGSGLACEANWPQCDAGPFNLFPANLPSFYEWIHRFVAMFAGFAIIGSAVAAWRLPDIDTRVASLVVLGMVLTPIQVYLGRETVLVYEMDILSLHFWTAILIFGLFVVATVLVWRSALGAETVTAAFGLGLLSVPLHIALSPTDLGVVSEYSPTVQLLQYGVTLALIAAVIVAIMVGRWRFDDRPLLAIAGVTAVLGLAVSYLGRQLVMNNISALDQLYIGLAVVLFFIFCAGGYYSHTRATRTDSAH; encoded by the coding sequence GTGTCGTCCGATAGCTCCCCTTCGCGTCCGACACTTCGATCAGTGACCGACCGGTTTGGCTACCCGCATTTCCTCGCGGCAACACTCGTGTTGGTCGCGGCAACCATCCTCTTAGGCGTTGCCGCGAAAGCAACCGGCTCGGGACTTGCCTGCGAGGCGAACTGGCCACAGTGTGATGCCGGCCCGTTCAATCTATTCCCGGCGAACCTCCCGAGTTTCTACGAGTGGATTCACCGATTCGTCGCGATGTTCGCTGGCTTTGCGATTATCGGCTCGGCGGTCGCCGCCTGGCGACTCCCCGACATCGACACTCGAGTCGCATCGCTGGTTGTCCTCGGAATGGTCCTCACGCCGATTCAGGTGTACCTGGGTCGTGAAACCGTGTTAGTATACGAGATGGACATCCTCTCGTTGCACTTCTGGACTGCAATCCTGATCTTCGGCCTGTTCGTCGTCGCAACGGTGCTCGTCTGGCGATCTGCGCTCGGTGCTGAGACGGTGACTGCCGCCTTTGGACTCGGTCTCCTCTCGGTTCCCCTGCATATCGCGTTGAGTCCGACCGACCTTGGAGTCGTCTCAGAGTACTCGCCGACCGTTCAGTTGCTCCAGTACGGTGTCACGCTTGCGCTGATCGCCGCCGTCATCGTCGCCATCATGGTCGGCCGCTGGCGCTTCGATGACCGCCCGCTACTTGCCATAGCCGGCGTGACAGCCGTATTGGGACTCGCAGTCTCGTATCTCGGCCGACAGCTCGTGATGAACAACATTTCGGCACTCGACCAGCTCTACATCGGACTCGCCGTCGTGCTCTTTTTCATCTTCTGTGCTGGCGGCTACTACAGTCACACGCGGGCAACGCGCACCGATTCTGCCCATTGA
- a CDS encoding transcription factor S, whose product MQFCDDCGSMMKAKGDRMICTNDECGSSSERDRDLEDEFVSTESQTGEEIIESDENANFEGKPKATDVICDKCETQEAWYTLKQTASADEPPTRFFKCTECGHRWRGYN is encoded by the coding sequence ATGCAGTTTTGCGACGATTGCGGTTCGATGATGAAAGCCAAGGGCGACCGCATGATCTGTACGAACGACGAGTGTGGCTCCTCGAGCGAACGAGATCGTGATCTCGAGGATGAGTTCGTTTCGACGGAGTCACAGACGGGCGAGGAAATCATCGAGTCGGACGAGAACGCGAATTTCGAGGGGAAACCGAAAGCAACCGACGTGATCTGTGATAAGTGTGAGACGCAGGAAGCGTGGTACACCCTCAAACAGACTGCCTCAGCCGATGAGCCGCCGACGCGCTTCTTTAAGTGCACCGAATGTGGCCATCGCTGGCGCGGCTATAACTAG
- a CDS encoding DUF5518 domain-containing protein, producing MPTDSANTPPPVDSYEEPQDHTKTLMNAAAGGGAGIVFSFIPGSPLLGGAIAGYLEGGETTDGLWVGLFAGLIMLIPVTFFGMVAFTFFAGGPGVLGTFLLVMFLIGMLYALGLSIFGAVIGVYLKNEL from the coding sequence ATGCCTACTGACTCGGCGAACACGCCACCGCCAGTCGACTCCTACGAGGAGCCCCAGGACCACACAAAGACGCTGATGAACGCCGCAGCGGGCGGCGGTGCCGGTATCGTCTTCTCGTTTATCCCCGGCTCACCGCTGCTTGGGGGCGCAATCGCTGGCTATCTCGAGGGTGGCGAGACGACGGATGGGCTCTGGGTCGGGCTGTTCGCCGGCCTGATCATGCTCATTCCGGTCACGTTTTTCGGGATGGTCGCGTTCACCTTTTTTGCTGGCGGCCCGGGAGTGCTCGGGACGTTTTTGCTGGTCATGTTCCTGATTGGGATGCTCTACGCGCTCGGATTGAGCATCTTCGGCGCGGTTATCGGCGTCTACCTCAAAAACGAACTCTGA
- a CDS encoding uracil-DNA glycosylase family protein: MKNVTDRTSNPFGLRPPFDRTAPDARTAVFGYGDANADFHLIGDHPGAHGGKRSGIPFTDTDAGLAIQDIFRDLEFVSGPTDEPRFENLFGSYIHMCCLPDGHQPTQREYDDLERFFDAELRAINAHILLPVGTAATDHILETYTTQRRRFDLETDDLHAREIRGRGFMVVPIREPDEWESGDRERLVERLEAILASDYRQTKGVATTVG; the protein is encoded by the coding sequence GTGAAGAACGTCACCGATAGAACGAGCAACCCGTTCGGACTCCGCCCGCCGTTTGACCGGACCGCCCCGGACGCGCGCACGGCCGTGTTTGGCTACGGTGACGCGAACGCCGACTTCCACCTTATCGGCGACCATCCAGGGGCGCATGGCGGCAAGCGATCCGGCATCCCGTTTACCGACACCGACGCCGGCCTCGCGATTCAGGACATCTTTCGCGACCTCGAGTTCGTCTCCGGACCGACAGACGAGCCTCGCTTCGAGAACCTCTTTGGCAGCTACATCCACATGTGCTGTCTGCCGGACGGCCACCAGCCGACACAGCGAGAGTACGACGACTTAGAGCGCTTTTTTGACGCCGAACTGCGGGCGATCAACGCCCACATTCTGCTCCCGGTCGGCACGGCCGCGACGGATCACATCCTCGAGACGTACACGACCCAGCGCCGGCGATTCGACCTCGAGACGGACGACCTCCACGCGCGGGAAATCCGCGGTCGTGGCTTCATGGTCGTCCCGATTCGCGAGCCAGACGAGTGGGAGTCCGGCGACCGTGAGCGACTCGTAGAGCGACTCGAGGCCATTCTAGCAAGTGATTACCGGCAGACAAAGGGTGTAGCGACGACGGTTGGCTGA
- a CDS encoding helix-turn-helix domain-containing protein has product MSVIATVSIPATAFPLGSMLDSDLDVTVTVETTVPTSEGIIPYLWVPLEALESVHERLENESLVDAVAIIDRLEDNALLKIDWNEQVNGILEAIRQNEAIVTSAVGTASTWTFRLRFPTYDALSSFYTTCTNQNISVELVQLHEAVTQENQRRFGLTTPQRTLIVAAYEAGYFDVPRETTLVDLGERLEISDSAVSQRLRRGLAALIDSTLAAGSRSTAETAFANGGLDDEYGPTSEYTRADDSSQ; this is encoded by the coding sequence ATGAGTGTTATCGCGACAGTTTCCATCCCTGCGACAGCGTTTCCCCTTGGCTCGATGCTCGACTCAGACCTCGATGTCACCGTGACCGTCGAAACGACAGTCCCGACGAGCGAGGGAATCATCCCCTATCTCTGGGTTCCACTCGAGGCACTCGAGTCAGTTCACGAGCGACTCGAGAACGAATCACTGGTCGATGCGGTCGCCATCATCGATAGACTCGAGGACAACGCCCTGCTCAAGATCGATTGGAACGAGCAGGTCAATGGCATTCTCGAGGCGATTCGTCAGAACGAGGCGATTGTCACGAGCGCCGTTGGCACAGCCTCGACGTGGACGTTCCGGCTTCGGTTCCCGACCTACGACGCGCTCTCGTCGTTCTATACGACCTGTACGAACCAGAATATCTCGGTCGAACTTGTCCAACTACACGAGGCTGTGACGCAGGAGAATCAACGCCGCTTTGGGCTGACAACGCCACAGCGAACGCTCATTGTCGCCGCCTACGAGGCAGGCTATTTCGACGTGCCACGGGAGACGACACTCGTCGATCTCGGCGAGCGACTCGAGATTTCGGATTCTGCGGTCTCACAGCGACTCAGACGAGGGCTCGCAGCACTCATCGACTCGACGCTTGCGGCCGGCTCACGGTCGACGGCCGAGACAGCATTCGCAAACGGTGGCCTGGATGATGAGTACGGGCCGACATCCGAGTACACTCGGGCAGATGACTCGTCCCAGTAG
- a CDS encoding M24 family metallopeptidase, with protein sequence MVRRIQGLPTPAPDMDNVKRERLEAVLESHDLDSVWFARPNSFAWLTGGNSVIDREADAGIAAVGYDGDVHVVTDTIEAPRIEAEELPDLGDEFTLEQFDWYATSLERAIAEQVADDEQAAADIEVPGLERIDPATVRQPLTDRDRERYRELSVETAAAVESVCRELRPEDSELEVASALQVALSARNIEAPVRLVGGSERATQYRHYTPTQTELGDYALVSVTAEKYGLHASCTRTVAFDAPDWLEARHRAATQVETTALAATQATAAADGTAGDVFSAVQDAYAAVGFEGEWEYHHQGGAAGFAGREWIATPDNDAPVKTPMAYAWNPTVQGAKSEDTALVTDEEIEALTTTGGWETTTVEPLELEEWDFGDEVALERPDVLTLGEE encoded by the coding sequence ATGGTCCGTCGCATTCAAGGACTCCCCACGCCAGCACCTGACATGGACAACGTCAAACGCGAGCGACTCGAGGCCGTCCTCGAGTCCCATGATCTCGATTCTGTCTGGTTCGCCCGGCCTAACTCCTTTGCGTGGCTGACGGGTGGCAACAGCGTCATCGACCGCGAAGCCGATGCCGGCATCGCGGCCGTTGGCTACGATGGCGACGTACACGTCGTCACCGACACCATCGAAGCCCCACGAATCGAAGCCGAGGAACTGCCAGACCTCGGCGATGAGTTCACCCTCGAGCAGTTCGACTGGTACGCGACGTCGCTCGAGCGCGCCATCGCCGAGCAGGTCGCGGACGACGAACAGGCTGCAGCCGACATCGAGGTGCCCGGCCTCGAGCGCATCGACCCGGCGACGGTGCGCCAGCCGCTGACCGACCGCGACCGCGAGCGCTACCGCGAACTGAGCGTCGAAACGGCCGCTGCGGTCGAATCCGTCTGTCGTGAACTCCGACCCGAAGACAGCGAACTCGAGGTCGCCTCGGCGCTGCAGGTGGCTCTCTCGGCACGAAACATCGAAGCGCCGGTGCGACTGGTCGGCGGCAGTGAGCGCGCGACGCAGTATCGCCACTACACGCCGACACAGACCGAACTCGGCGACTACGCGCTCGTCTCAGTGACCGCCGAAAAGTACGGCCTGCACGCGAGTTGTACGCGCACAGTAGCGTTCGACGCCCCCGACTGGCTCGAGGCACGCCATCGCGCTGCCACGCAGGTTGAGACAACGGCGCTTGCGGCGACACAAGCCACTGCAGCGGCTGACGGGACCGCGGGCGACGTATTCAGCGCCGTCCAGGACGCCTACGCTGCGGTCGGCTTCGAGGGCGAATGGGAATACCACCATCAGGGCGGTGCCGCTGGCTTCGCAGGCCGCGAGTGGATCGCGACGCCGGACAATGACGCGCCGGTCAAGACGCCGATGGCCTACGCCTGGAATCCGACGGTACAGGGTGCAAAAAGCGAGGATACCGCGCTCGTCACTGACGAGGAAATAGAGGCGCTGACGACGACTGGCGGCTGGGAAACGACGACAGTCGAACCGCTCGAACTCGAGGAGTGGGACTTCGGCGACGAGGTCGCACTCGAGCGGCCGGACGTGCTGACGCTCGGCGAAGAGTAA
- a CDS encoding CopG family ribbon-helix-helix protein: protein MRTSLNIPEEMIAEFDQTWQAEGLDSRSRALREAIQEYVESHHSLEQAHGTVAATLVFDYVHDEIIETLHEIQHEYQAVIDTTCHVHHGEWCLESVFCHGDAAEIRSLVYQLKDFDAVGRVSVTLLRVESEHTAQDDSHHSSHDGNK, encoded by the coding sequence ATGCGAACGAGCCTCAATATCCCCGAGGAGATGATCGCCGAATTCGATCAGACCTGGCAGGCAGAAGGGCTTGATTCCCGATCTCGAGCACTCCGCGAGGCAATTCAGGAGTACGTCGAATCACACCATAGCCTCGAGCAGGCCCACGGGACGGTGGCGGCGACACTCGTCTTCGATTACGTCCATGACGAGATTATCGAGACACTCCACGAAATCCAACACGAGTATCAGGCTGTTATCGACACGACCTGTCACGTCCACCACGGTGAATGGTGTCTCGAGTCCGTGTTTTGTCACGGCGATGCAGCCGAGATTCGGTCGTTGGTCTATCAGTTGAAGGATTTCGACGCTGTCGGACGGGTTTCAGTGACGCTGTTGCGCGTTGAGTCGGAACACACAGCCCAGGATGACAGTCATCATTCCAGCCACGACGGTAATAAATGA
- a CDS encoding J domain-containing protein, producing MTEDFYDLLEISSDASQDEIKDAYREKVRVYHPDVNDDDRARAQFTAVKKANEILGDPVERQAYDRLGHKDYVAKRTSGIPSPDVWNSDSDSDSSTSSSGSRTRTSTSTSSSSQNGSTASSSRSQSSRSRSRSRSGSNSDSSSRSHAGSSASGTTGTTSATAGTSASGSGSRTQSRSRSSSTDQDASTGTGASASTHSRTNTSTGGATGSHQSGSGQQTHSNTGDASATANTATATENATADESQTRLSDNPLTRWWRRQNFSLPLIWLSVLIYALGLAHFILENDSALEGVFADVAAMGTDVEAIWTLLVEGRHGIENPAMFVTRLELVAPPLPALEWYGALAGVVVAALVLVLVNRLWRHDDPWETITIDETIFLAIALSISTTLVGGPLLAGAVLMPFLFGVVVHHTRLRPGWKPSYLYVVPVLAPIIGIGAGLAGYGLLPAELLAFVVLPLAGALGLPLRATIRKRFGR from the coding sequence ATGACAGAGGACTTCTATGACCTTCTCGAGATCTCATCCGATGCCTCCCAGGATGAGATCAAAGACGCCTACCGCGAGAAGGTTCGTGTCTACCATCCGGACGTCAACGACGATGATCGCGCGCGAGCGCAGTTTACCGCCGTCAAAAAAGCCAACGAGATTCTTGGCGATCCGGTCGAGCGTCAGGCCTACGACCGACTTGGACACAAAGACTACGTCGCGAAACGAACGAGCGGCATCCCCTCGCCGGACGTCTGGAACTCCGATAGTGACAGCGATTCGTCGACGTCCTCGAGCGGCTCACGAACGCGCACGTCCACTTCCACCTCAAGCTCGAGTCAAAACGGTTCGACAGCAAGCAGTTCGCGCTCGCAGTCGTCTCGATCCCGGTCGCGCTCGCGTTCCGGTTCGAATTCGGACTCGAGTTCGCGCTCTCACGCTGGCTCGTCGGCATCGGGAACGACTGGGACAACGTCTGCAACTGCCGGCACGAGCGCCAGCGGATCGGGATCACGGACGCAGTCTCGCTCACGCTCGAGTTCAACGGATCAAGATGCGAGTACGGGGACAGGAGCCAGTGCGAGCACACACTCGAGGACGAACACGAGTACTGGAGGTGCGACTGGCTCGCATCAGAGTGGATCGGGACAGCAGACACACTCGAACACCGGAGACGCGAGCGCAACCGCGAACACGGCGACGGCAACTGAGAACGCAACAGCGGACGAAAGCCAGACTCGGCTGTCGGATAACCCACTCACTCGCTGGTGGCGTCGCCAGAACTTCTCCTTGCCGCTCATTTGGCTCTCTGTCCTCATCTACGCACTCGGTCTCGCTCACTTCATCCTCGAGAACGACAGCGCACTCGAAGGAGTTTTCGCCGACGTCGCTGCGATGGGGACCGACGTCGAGGCGATCTGGACACTGCTCGTCGAGGGACGCCACGGCATCGAAAATCCGGCGATGTTCGTTACCCGCCTCGAACTTGTCGCCCCACCGTTGCCGGCACTCGAGTGGTACGGCGCGCTCGCAGGAGTCGTCGTTGCTGCGCTCGTATTGGTCCTCGTCAATCGCCTGTGGCGTCACGACGATCCCTGGGAGACGATTACAATCGACGAGACGATCTTCCTGGCGATTGCGCTCTCGATTTCGACGACGCTCGTCGGTGGCCCGCTACTCGCTGGTGCGGTGCTCATGCCGTTCCTGTTCGGCGTCGTCGTTCACCACACTCGGCTGCGGCCCGGCTGGAAACCGTCGTATCTGTACGTCGTTCCCGTCCTCGCGCCGATCATCGGTATCGGCGCTGGGCTGGCTGGCTACGGCCTGCTCCCGGCTGAACTCCTCGCGTTCGTCGTCTTGCCACTTGCAGGCGCACTCGGCTTGCCGCTGCGGGCGACGATCAGAAAGCGATTCGGTCGGTAG
- a CDS encoding DNA polymerase Y family protein yields MPDGPRLPGVDHEDDEDRIVCHVDADCFYASCERLREPELEDDPVVVGMGYEPGETIGAVATASYEAREFGVESAQAISSALERLPRRAALDPDADDHDPDLTREDTGHYRPVDMDFYESVADDVREILHDCADIVREVSIDEAYLDVTDRTAWEVADGFARHIKDRIRREVGVTVSVGVAPTMSAAKIASDFDKPDGLTVIEPGEVREFLAPLEVDLLHGVGPVTARELRDMGLETAGDVAATDPEPLAERFGERGRELYDRARGDDDRRVEPKGDPKSFSRESAFAEPVADSEPKYDQIDTLAAAVADRATREGALYRTVGVKAVLPPFEVNTREQSLSGPVDDPELVERIARDLFAEFESDAVRKLGVRVANLEFSAADQASLDGWDSADSSASPAESPTEADRESGSHAAASDDLESEPDPDESDADSDGISEGQSSLTDFSRE; encoded by the coding sequence ATGCCCGACGGGCCACGGCTGCCGGGCGTCGACCACGAAGACGACGAGGACCGAATCGTCTGTCACGTCGACGCCGACTGCTTCTATGCCTCCTGTGAGCGACTGCGCGAGCCCGAACTGGAGGACGACCCCGTCGTCGTCGGCATGGGCTACGAACCCGGTGAGACCATCGGCGCGGTCGCCACCGCCAGCTACGAGGCCCGCGAGTTCGGCGTCGAAAGCGCCCAGGCCATCTCGAGTGCGCTCGAGCGACTCCCTCGCCGTGCGGCCCTCGATCCGGACGCCGACGACCACGATCCAGACCTCACGCGCGAGGACACTGGCCACTACCGCCCGGTCGATATGGACTTTTACGAGTCCGTCGCTGACGACGTCCGGGAAATCCTGCACGACTGCGCCGATATCGTTCGCGAGGTTAGCATCGACGAGGCCTACTTAGATGTCACCGACCGCACCGCCTGGGAGGTCGCCGACGGCTTCGCTCGTCACATCAAAGACCGCATCCGCCGCGAGGTCGGCGTCACCGTCAGCGTCGGCGTTGCACCCACCATGAGCGCCGCGAAAATTGCCAGCGACTTCGACAAACCTGACGGTCTCACCGTTATCGAACCCGGCGAGGTCCGTGAGTTCCTGGCTCCGCTCGAGGTCGACCTGCTCCACGGCGTCGGCCCTGTGACTGCCCGCGAACTTCGGGACATGGGCCTCGAGACGGCAGGCGACGTCGCGGCAACCGATCCCGAGCCGCTGGCTGAGCGCTTCGGCGAGCGCGGCCGAGAGCTCTACGACCGCGCCCGCGGCGACGACGACCGACGCGTCGAACCCAAAGGCGATCCCAAGAGCTTCTCGCGCGAATCCGCGTTCGCCGAGCCAGTTGCCGACTCCGAGCCGAAGTACGACCAGATCGACACGCTCGCCGCAGCCGTTGCCGACCGCGCGACGCGCGAGGGCGCGCTGTACCGGACTGTCGGCGTCAAAGCCGTCCTGCCGCCGTTCGAGGTTAATACCCGCGAGCAATCCCTTTCTGGCCCTGTTGACGACCCCGAACTGGTCGAACGCATCGCTCGCGACCTGTTCGCCGAGTTCGAAAGTGACGCCGTGAGAAAACTCGGCGTCCGTGTCGCCAACCTCGAGTTCTCCGCGGCTGATCAGGCCAGTCTGGACGGCTGGGACAGTGCTGACTCGAGTGCGAGTCCAGCCGAGTCACCGACTGAGGCTGACAGAGAGTCTGGGTCACACGCAGCAGCGAGTGACGACCTCGAGTCAGAGCCGGACCCTGACGAGTCCGACGCAGACTCAGACGGGATCAGCGAGGGCCAATCCTCGCTTACCGACTTTTCCCGCGAGTGA
- a CDS encoding RAD55 family ATPase encodes MERMPLGVSRLDRLIGGGAPTGSVVLAAGDSGAGAREFCYTSAVMNGLAIQEADQFDLHYGSLESSAVLPESVHYVSFTDDQRAVTREMSFVMNDDLVIDGMGAVEFVELAEEYFQLTPVPTEWYAERTATITELGSQTERGDILEAFADYLSAQAAGSLVVVDSITDLVAAADERFDWADLTVLLKGLARASRRWGSVILLLVNSDVLEATEFGRLKEATDGTLLFEWESGGSERARTLVVEQFRGVLSRLEDEDIVRFETEIGDDGFDISTVRKIR; translated from the coding sequence ATGGAGCGGATGCCGCTTGGCGTCTCACGACTCGACCGACTCATCGGGGGCGGGGCCCCGACCGGCAGCGTCGTCCTGGCCGCTGGCGACTCCGGGGCGGGGGCCCGAGAGTTCTGCTATACGAGTGCCGTGATGAACGGCCTCGCAATTCAGGAAGCCGACCAGTTCGACCTCCACTACGGCAGCCTCGAGTCGAGTGCGGTCCTCCCCGAGTCGGTTCACTACGTCTCCTTTACCGACGATCAGCGGGCAGTCACACGGGAGATGTCGTTCGTGATGAACGACGACCTCGTCATCGACGGGATGGGAGCAGTCGAGTTCGTCGAACTGGCCGAGGAGTACTTTCAGTTGACGCCGGTGCCGACGGAGTGGTACGCCGAACGGACAGCCACCATTACCGAACTTGGCTCACAGACCGAACGCGGCGACATTCTCGAGGCCTTTGCGGACTATCTCTCGGCACAGGCTGCGGGCAGCCTCGTCGTCGTCGATTCCATTACGGATCTGGTTGCTGCGGCCGACGAGCGCTTTGATTGGGCCGATCTGACGGTCCTCCTGAAGGGACTGGCCCGCGCGTCCCGTCGCTGGGGCAGTGTCATCTTGTTGCTGGTCAACTCGGACGTCCTCGAGGCAACCGAATTCGGCCGACTCAAGGAGGCAACCGACGGCACACTGCTATTCGAGTGGGAAAGCGGCGGCTCAGAGCGTGCACGCACCCTCGTCGTCGAACAGTTCCGGGGGGTCCTCTCACGACTCGAGGATGAAGACATCGTTCGTTTCGAGACCGAAATCGGTGATGATGGTTTCGACATTAGTACTGTTCGAAAAATACGATAA